A window of the Spirochaetaceae bacterium genome harbors these coding sequences:
- a CDS encoding homoserine kinase, which translates to MTALPRRVTAFAPATVANVGSGFDVLGFAVERPGDTVEAHRRDGRGVALLEVTGDGGRLPRDASNTAVVAAGRLLERLGEPFGVDLVLHKGMPLASGLGSSAASAAAALRAVNRLAGDPLTAEELLPCALAAEQVAAGTGHADNAAPALMGGFVLIRSTAPLDLVRLPVPDGLAVALLSPDVEIPTEAARRILRKRIPLADAVSQWGNLAALVASLYAGDLALMGRSLHDLIAEPVRAVLIPGFAAVKEAALQAGAIGCSISGAGPAVFALAASLARAHAVAEAMRQAFADAGLTAAAYVSEISRAGPRIAAQC; encoded by the coding sequence ATGACCGCCCTGCCGCGGCGCGTGACCGCCTTTGCCCCGGCCACGGTGGCCAACGTGGGCTCCGGGTTCGACGTGCTCGGCTTCGCCGTGGAACGTCCCGGCGACACCGTGGAGGCGCACCGCCGCGACGGCCGCGGCGTCGCCCTGCTGGAGGTGACCGGCGACGGCGGGCGCCTGCCGCGCGACGCCAGCAATACGGCGGTGGTGGCGGCGGGCAGGTTGCTGGAACGGCTCGGCGAGCCGTTCGGGGTGGACCTGGTCCTGCACAAGGGCATGCCGCTGGCCTCCGGGCTCGGCAGCTCGGCGGCGAGCGCCGCCGCCGCCCTGCGCGCGGTCAACCGCCTGGCCGGCGACCCGCTGACGGCGGAGGAGCTGCTGCCGTGCGCGCTGGCCGCGGAGCAGGTGGCGGCCGGAACCGGCCACGCCGACAACGCGGCGCCCGCCCTGATGGGCGGCTTCGTGCTGATCCGCAGCACCGCGCCGCTCGACCTGGTGCGCCTGCCGGTGCCGGACGGGCTGGCGGTGGCGCTGCTCAGCCCCGACGTGGAGATCCCTACCGAGGCGGCGCGCCGCATCCTGCGCAAGCGGATCCCGCTCGCCGACGCCGTCTCGCAGTGGGGCAACCTGGCAGCCCTGGTGGCTTCGCTGTACGCCGGCGACCTTGCCCTGATGGGCCGCTCGCTCCACGACCTTATCGCCGAGCCGGTGCGCGCGGTGCTGATCCCCGGCTTTGCCGCCGTCAAGGAGGCGGCGCTGCAGGCCGGTGCCATCGGCTGCTCGATTTCCGGCGCCGGCCCGGCGGTATTCGCCCTCGCCGCCTCGCTGGCGCGGGCGCACGCCGTGGCGGAAGCAATGCGGCAGGCGTTCGCGGACGCCGGACTCACCGCCGCCGCCTACGTGTCCGAAATCAGCCGCGCCGGCCCGCGCATCGCCGCGCAGTGCTGA
- a CDS encoding aspartate kinase, whose translation MSGIVVKFGGSSLADSERLQQAMRVARTRLADGGVMVCSAIGGTTDVLIAAAREAATGSDVRERVEGIRARHVAVVRDLCPPRGQAAILTELQLLLAELDEVLHGVSLLRECSPRTLDLVMSFGERLSTTVARRLLADLGLETRLLDARELVLTDAAHGNATVQFEATYRRVRAALQPLAGIACVVPGFIGATADGVTTTLGRDGSDYTASLIAAALDAGELQIWTDVDGVLSADPRHVPEAFVIGQLSYQEAMEMSYFGARVIHPYTMVPVVEQAIPILIKNTLRPEQPGSRISEQPSDRGRAITGIASVDSIALINVEGGGMIGARGMAARVLGALAGASVNVMMISQASSEHSICLVLDAAEADGALAALHAELAMELETKRIDTFDLRRDLAIVAIIGENMRGTPGIAGKLFAALGGAGINVLAIAQGSSERNISLVVTAADERRALQVIHRAFLE comes from the coding sequence GTGAGCGGGATAGTCGTGAAGTTCGGCGGCAGTTCCCTGGCGGACAGCGAGCGGCTGCAGCAGGCGATGCGGGTTGCCCGTACCCGGTTGGCGGACGGCGGGGTGATGGTGTGCTCGGCGATAGGCGGTACCACCGACGTGCTGATCGCCGCGGCGCGCGAGGCGGCTACCGGAAGCGACGTGCGCGAACGGGTGGAGGGCATCCGTGCGCGTCACGTGGCGGTGGTGCGCGACTTGTGCCCGCCGCGCGGCCAGGCGGCCATCCTGACCGAACTGCAACTGCTGCTCGCCGAGCTGGACGAGGTGCTGCACGGCGTCAGCCTGCTGCGCGAGTGTTCGCCGCGCACCCTGGATCTGGTGATGAGCTTCGGGGAGCGGCTCAGCACCACGGTGGCCCGCCGCCTGCTGGCCGACCTCGGCCTGGAGACCCGCCTCCTGGATGCCCGCGAGCTGGTCCTCACCGACGCCGCACACGGCAACGCCACGGTACAGTTCGAGGCCACCTACCGGCGCGTGCGCGCCGCCCTGCAGCCACTGGCGGGGATCGCCTGCGTGGTGCCCGGCTTCATCGGCGCCACCGCCGACGGGGTCACCACCACGCTCGGCCGCGACGGCTCCGATTACACGGCGTCGCTGATCGCCGCCGCCCTGGATGCCGGCGAACTGCAGATCTGGACCGACGTCGACGGCGTGCTGAGCGCCGACCCGCGCCACGTCCCCGAGGCGTTCGTGATCGGCCAGCTCAGCTACCAGGAAGCGATGGAAATGTCCTACTTCGGCGCCCGCGTGATCCATCCCTACACCATGGTGCCGGTGGTGGAGCAGGCGATTCCGATCCTCATCAAGAACACCCTGCGGCCGGAGCAGCCGGGCAGCCGCATTTCCGAGCAGCCGAGCGACCGCGGGCGGGCGATTACCGGCATCGCGTCGGTGGACTCGATCGCGCTGATCAACGTGGAGGGCGGCGGCATGATCGGCGCGCGCGGCATGGCGGCGCGCGTGCTCGGCGCGCTCGCCGGGGCGTCGGTCAACGTAATGATGATTTCGCAGGCATCGTCCGAGCACAGCATCTGCCTGGTGCTGGATGCGGCCGAGGCGGACGGCGCGCTGGCCGCGCTGCACGCCGAGCTGGCTATGGAGTTGGAGACCAAGCGCATCGACACTTTCGACCTGCGCCGCGACCTGGCTATCGTCGCAATCATCGGCGAGAACATGCGCGGCACGCCCGGCATCGCCGGCAAGCTGTTCGCGGCCCTCGGCGGCGCCGGCATCAACGTGCTCGCCATTGCCCAGGGATCGTCGGAGCGCAATATTTCCCTGGTCGTGACCGCCGCCGATGAACGCCGCGCGTTGCAGGTAATCCACCGCGCGTTCCTGGAATAG
- a CDS encoding RlmE family RNA methyltransferase, with protein sequence MARSRRGGADYYSRRARASGFPARSVWKLRELDRRHRLLRGGMDVLDLGAAPGSWALYAGDRVGAAGSVTAVDLVPRPAALGAADARLRWLQADLAGEQLRGALRGQRFHLILSDAAPATCGNHAVDAARSAELVEAVLGLARDHLREGGSLVAKVLQGEELPDLLAHARRSFARVRTAKPAASRGESSETFLLAFEYFARQRKH encoded by the coding sequence ATGGCCCGGTCGCGGCGGGGAGGTGCGGACTATTACAGCAGGCGGGCGCGGGCGAGCGGGTTTCCGGCGCGGTCGGTGTGGAAGCTCCGGGAACTGGACCGGCGCCACCGGCTGCTGCGCGGCGGCATGGACGTGCTCGACCTGGGCGCCGCGCCGGGGAGTTGGGCGCTGTACGCGGGCGACCGGGTGGGCGCCGCCGGTTCGGTGACGGCGGTCGACCTGGTGCCGCGGCCGGCGGCGCTCGGCGCTGCCGATGCGCGGTTGCGCTGGCTGCAGGCGGACCTCGCCGGCGAGCAGTTACGCGGCGCGCTGCGCGGACAGCGCTTCCACCTGATCCTGAGCGACGCGGCGCCTGCCACCTGCGGCAATCACGCGGTGGACGCGGCACGCTCTGCGGAATTGGTGGAGGCGGTGCTCGGCCTGGCGCGCGATCACCTGCGGGAGGGCGGCAGCCTGGTCGCCAAGGTACTGCAGGGGGAGGAGTTGCCCGACCTTCTGGCGCATGCCCGGCGCTCATTCGCGCGCGTGCGCACCGCCAAGCCGGCGGCGTCGCGCGGCGAGTCGAGCGAGACGTTCCTGCTCGCTTTTGAGTACTTTGCCCGCCAACGGAAGCATTGA